The following proteins come from a genomic window of Peptoniphilus equinus:
- the coaD gene encoding pantetheine-phosphate adenylyltransferase, giving the protein MKVIYAGSFDPVTNGHLDIIHRARNIFGEVIVAVLKNTRKTSLFSVEERLEFLKTLLGEEEGIEVDAFEGLLVDYAREKDCSTIVRGLRSADDYLSEYSLAMANMHYKDGVETVFLLASNEHLFVSSTLAKEVATFDGDLSLFVPDIVGQAMKKKLGGKL; this is encoded by the coding sequence ATGAAAGTTATCTATGCCGGGAGTTTTGATCCGGTGACCAACGGACATCTGGATATTATTCACCGGGCAAGAAATATATTTGGGGAAGTCATTGTTGCCGTGTTGAAGAACACACGCAAGACCTCACTGTTCTCCGTGGAAGAGCGCCTGGAGTTTTTAAAGACACTCTTAGGGGAAGAAGAAGGCATTGAAGTGGATGCTTTTGAAGGCCTTTTGGTGGATTATGCACGGGAAAAAGACTGCAGCACCATTGTTCGGGGCCTTCGCAGCGCCGATGATTACTTAAGTGAATACTCTCTCGCCATGGCCAATATGCACTATAAAGACGGCGTGGAGACTGTGTTTTTGCTCGCAAGCAATGAGCATTTGTTTGTCAGCTCAACCCTTGCAAAAGAAGTGGCCACGTTTGATGGCGACTTATCCCTTTTTGTGCCCGATATTGTGGGACAAGCCATGAAGAAAAAACTAGGAGGCAAGCTATGA
- the rpmB gene encoding 50S ribosomal protein L28 → MSKKCEYCGKTKTFGNTISFSHKRGNRSFSPNLRRVKVNKDGVVKRAYVCTRCLRTEGLVERAQ, encoded by the coding sequence ATGTCAAAGAAATGTGAATACTGTGGTAAAACGAAGACTTTTGGAAATACTATTTCTTTCTCTCACAAACGTGGAAATAGAAGTTTCTCACCTAACCTTCGTCGTGTTAAGGTTAACAAAGATGGCGTTGTCAAACGCGCTTATGTCTGCACAAGATGCCTTAGAACTGAAGGTCTCGTAGAAAGAGCTCAATAA
- a CDS encoding LrgB family protein has translation MRPFIDTVYFGILLSCGAYLLGLGIAKRVRSPLVNPLLLGIAFTILALVVLDVDFDTYNNGAKYISFLVAPATVSLMVELYKNLSVLKKDVVPILVGIVVGSVTALASTVILAKAFGLSELLTTSVLPHSVTTAIAMPLSEQYQGNGTLAVIAVMVTGITGAVLGPVLLKALKITHPVAKGVAIGTASHAVGTSKAQEMGEVEGAMSGLSIAIAGLVTVVVMPLVMIVVHWLG, from the coding sequence ATGAGACCCTTTATTGATACGGTGTATTTCGGCATTCTGCTCTCCTGCGGAGCGTATCTTCTGGGCCTTGGCATCGCCAAGCGTGTGCGTTCGCCACTGGTCAATCCGCTGCTTTTAGGCATTGCGTTTACTATCCTTGCCTTGGTGGTGTTGGATGTGGATTTCGATACCTATAACAACGGTGCCAAGTATATTTCCTTTCTCGTGGCGCCGGCGACAGTGAGTCTGATGGTGGAACTGTACAAAAATTTGTCTGTGCTGAAAAAAGATGTCGTGCCTATTTTGGTAGGCATTGTCGTGGGCTCCGTCACGGCCCTTGCCAGTACCGTGATACTTGCTAAAGCCTTTGGATTGAGTGAGCTTCTTACCACGTCCGTGCTGCCTCATTCCGTGACGACAGCTATCGCCATGCCGTTGTCGGAGCAGTATCAGGGCAACGGCACCCTAGCCGTCATTGCTGTGATGGTGACAGGGATTACCGGAGCTGTTCTCGGTCCGGTGCTGTTAAAGGCATTAAAAATCACCCATCCTGTAGCCAAAGGCGTAGCCATCGGCACAGCGTCTCACGCCGTGGGCACGTCAAAAGCTCAGGAGATGGGTGAAGTGGAAGGTGCAATGAGCGGACTGTCCATCGCCATTGCAGGATTGGTGACGGTGGTGGTGATGCCCCTCGTCATGATCGTAGTGCACTGGTTAGGATAA
- a CDS encoding DAK2 domain-containing protein, which yields MEKINPNLFYEAIHGAVNYLVLHKDEVNALNVFPVPDGDTGTNMSLTSKSALKQVEAVGERTAESLSKACAKGSLMGARGNSGVILSQFLRGFSEGCEGQSDLSVAGLAFALRKASETTYNAVMKPTEGTILTVGRELSDFAVKNHKQYTDIVVFLEAILAAANASLAKTPEKLKVLKEAGVVDAGGKGLCILIEGALRALKGEVITSEDDEILKKKAQKEVSFSEANEDIKYGYCTEFIIHTDYDDLEAFKKKLSPLGDCLLVVGGGGTELIKVHVHTNEPGVALQHALELGPLQDIKIDNMRFQHAETLFSDEQVEAAREEETHLPTSPHENYALIAVSMGSGITDMFQSIGVERVVEGGQTMNPSTEDFLKAIDSVRAHQVILLPNNSNIILAAEQAAKISAKDVIVIPSKTVPQGISAILGFDDGADIETNRQTMTSQMADVVSAQVTYAVRDTTMNGKVIEKDDIIGLSGKEIVASGKDIDTVTRDLIRDLVTEEHSIITLFAGDDVTEEDSEALRDAVAEEFDELDVELIQGKQPIYYYLIAVE from the coding sequence ATGGAAAAAATAAACCCGAACTTGTTCTATGAAGCCATTCATGGTGCTGTAAATTATTTGGTGCTGCACAAGGATGAAGTCAATGCACTGAATGTCTTTCCCGTACCGGATGGCGACACCGGAACCAATATGTCGCTCACTTCGAAATCGGCCCTAAAACAAGTGGAAGCAGTCGGCGAACGTACGGCGGAGTCGTTGTCCAAAGCCTGTGCAAAAGGCTCTCTGATGGGAGCTCGAGGCAACAGCGGCGTCATACTGTCTCAATTTTTGCGAGGGTTCTCTGAAGGCTGTGAAGGCCAAAGCGACCTCTCTGTGGCAGGCCTGGCCTTTGCTTTAAGAAAAGCCAGTGAGACCACATACAATGCGGTGATGAAACCCACGGAAGGCACGATCCTCACCGTAGGGCGGGAGCTCAGCGACTTCGCTGTCAAAAATCACAAGCAGTACACGGATATAGTAGTCTTTCTTGAAGCGATTTTAGCGGCGGCGAACGCCTCCCTCGCGAAGACTCCGGAAAAGCTTAAGGTGCTCAAAGAAGCCGGAGTGGTCGATGCAGGGGGCAAGGGTCTGTGTATCCTCATTGAAGGTGCGCTGCGTGCCCTGAAAGGGGAAGTCATCACCTCAGAAGACGATGAGATTTTAAAGAAGAAAGCTCAAAAAGAGGTCTCTTTCAGCGAAGCCAATGAGGACATCAAGTACGGCTACTGCACGGAGTTCATCATTCACACGGACTACGATGATTTGGAAGCTTTTAAAAAGAAACTCTCACCTTTGGGGGACTGCCTTCTGGTCGTAGGCGGTGGCGGCACGGAGCTCATCAAAGTTCATGTGCATACCAACGAACCCGGCGTTGCACTGCAGCACGCCTTGGAACTCGGACCGCTTCAAGACATTAAGATTGATAATATGCGTTTTCAGCATGCTGAGACGTTGTTTTCTGATGAGCAGGTGGAAGCGGCGAGAGAAGAAGAGACCCATTTGCCGACCAGCCCCCATGAGAACTATGCCCTAATTGCAGTATCCATGGGCAGCGGCATTACGGACATGTTTCAGTCCATCGGCGTCGAGCGGGTAGTTGAAGGCGGACAGACCATGAATCCGTCCACTGAAGATTTCCTCAAGGCTATAGACAGTGTCAGAGCGCATCAGGTTATTTTGTTGCCGAACAACTCCAACATCATTTTGGCGGCGGAACAGGCGGCGAAGATCAGTGCTAAAGATGTCATCGTCATCCCGTCTAAGACGGTGCCGCAAGGTATCAGCGCTATTTTAGGGTTTGATGATGGCGCTGATATTGAGACGAATCGACAAACCATGACCTCTCAGATGGCGGATGTGGTTTCCGCCCAAGTGACTTATGCGGTGCGGGATACGACGATGAACGGCAAGGTTATCGAAAAAGATGACATTATCGGTTTAAGCGGGAAGGAAATTGTAGCGAGCGGCAAGGATATTGATACCGTGACACGAGATTTGATTCGTGATCTTGTCACGGAGGAACACTCCATCATCACGCTTTTTGCGGGCGACGATGTGACTGAGGAGGACAGTGAAGCTCTTCGAGACGCTGTCGCCGAGGAATTCGACGAGCTGGATGTGGAACTGATTCAAGGTAAGCAACCAATTTATTACTATCTTATTGCTGTTGAATAA
- a CDS encoding ATP synthase subunit B family protein, with the protein MNLMELVEELEDLVETSSQIPLTGKVMFDREEFLEVIHEMRLQIPREVQEAKQISSSKDSILESAQSEANSIIAGAKAHAEEIIREDELVLQANARAEEILERANEESRAIREGARDYADELLENTQVNLSEIIKMLNDNRQQLRG; encoded by the coding sequence ATGAATTTAATGGAACTCGTTGAAGAACTGGAAGATCTTGTGGAAACATCCAGCCAAATCCCGCTGACGGGCAAGGTGATGTTTGATCGTGAAGAATTTTTGGAAGTCATTCATGAAATGCGTTTGCAAATTCCTCGCGAAGTGCAGGAAGCAAAACAAATTTCAAGCAGCAAAGATTCCATCTTAGAATCTGCACAATCTGAAGCCAACAGCATCATTGCCGGTGCGAAAGCCCATGCGGAAGAAATTATTCGAGAAGATGAGCTGGTATTGCAAGCCAATGCTCGCGCTGAAGAAATTTTGGAACGAGCCAACGAAGAATCCAGAGCTATTCGCGAAGGCGCAAGAGACTATGCGGATGAATTGTTGGAAAACACTCAGGTGAATTTATCTGAAATCATTAAAATGCTCAACGATAACCGTCAACAGTTACGCGGTTAA
- a CDS encoding TIGR03915 family putative DNA repair protein, whose amino-acid sequence MKYLYDGTFEGLLTVVFDGYKVLDAVHIGVDGGQLDFFETIKVTTDFDKAKRVAQGVEGRFGKAVLTDLHKIFLSKFEDKDDTIGQVIYGLYHHGPQYLQSAEHGAIRYREIVKNYTAEAHSYKGLLRFMVIQDGVLYAPFEPENDLLVYVTPHFIRRMPNESFLIHDVRRSKAACYAEGRCEILHVAELAVEIGASEQAFQKLWKNFYDTVAIPARYNPNLMQSNMPKRYWRYLPEKKG is encoded by the coding sequence TTGAAGTACCTCTACGACGGCACCTTTGAAGGCTTGCTCACGGTGGTCTTTGATGGGTATAAAGTGTTAGACGCCGTCCATATCGGCGTGGACGGCGGGCAGTTGGATTTCTTTGAGACCATCAAGGTGACGACGGATTTTGACAAGGCCAAAAGAGTGGCCCAAGGCGTGGAAGGACGCTTCGGCAAAGCAGTTCTCACCGACTTGCATAAAATTTTTCTCTCGAAGTTTGAGGACAAGGATGACACCATCGGGCAAGTCATCTATGGTCTCTACCACCACGGTCCGCAGTATCTTCAGTCCGCCGAGCACGGGGCGATACGGTACCGGGAGATAGTAAAGAACTATACAGCTGAAGCCCACAGCTATAAGGGACTTCTGCGCTTCATGGTCATACAGGACGGCGTACTTTATGCGCCTTTTGAGCCGGAGAATGACCTGCTCGTTTATGTAACACCTCACTTTATACGGCGTATGCCTAACGAGTCGTTTCTCATTCACGATGTTCGGCGTAGCAAGGCGGCGTGTTATGCCGAAGGACGGTGTGAGATTCTTCATGTGGCGGAGCTTGCCGTTGAGATCGGTGCGAGTGAACAGGCTTTTCAAAAGCTTTGGAAAAATTTTTACGATACGGTTGCCATTCCGGCGCGGTACAACCCCAACTTGATGCAGTCCAATATGCCTAAGCGCTATTGGCGCTACCTACCTGAGAAAAAAGGATGA
- a CDS encoding HAD family hydrolase — protein MTRLALFDFDKTLTTEDTMAILWRYFFRTKRRRDVLSCVGGVARGGLSYIHKGDFNAFKGDMVQILRHFSEGELEAFADYVYGNHMLHDGVAALKALDVEYKMLVSASPINYLKYFAKYLDFDVIIGTDLDSYYRIEGTNNKGYEKVRRIQAHLKSKGLTIDYDRSMAFSDSYKADRPMLELVANRYLINSKVQKPGYDHLTWR, from the coding sequence ATGACACGACTGGCATTATTTGACTTTGATAAAACATTGACTACGGAAGACACCATGGCCATCCTCTGGCGCTATTTCTTTCGCACGAAGCGGCGGCGTGACGTACTGTCCTGTGTGGGCGGTGTGGCACGCGGTGGCCTCTCGTATATTCACAAGGGCGACTTCAATGCCTTTAAAGGGGACATGGTGCAAATTCTGCGTCACTTCTCGGAAGGGGAACTGGAGGCCTTTGCGGACTACGTCTATGGGAATCATATGCTTCACGACGGCGTGGCGGCGTTAAAGGCTTTGGATGTGGAGTATAAAATGTTGGTCTCCGCATCGCCAATTAATTATTTAAAATATTTCGCCAAGTATCTGGACTTCGACGTGATTATCGGCACTGACCTCGACAGTTACTATCGCATTGAAGGGACGAACAACAAAGGTTATGAAAAAGTGCGGCGAATTCAGGCACATTTAAAATCCAAAGGCCTGACGATCGACTACGATAGGTCGATGGCCTTTTCCGATTCGTATAAGGCCGACCGCCCGATGTTGGAGCTGGTGGCGAATCGCTACCTTATCAATTCCAAAGTTCAAAAGCCGGGTTATGATCATCTTACCTGGCGCTGA
- the recG gene encoding ATP-dependent DNA helicase RecG, giving the protein MNRTDALTTLKGVGPKKAQKLSALGLSTVEDLLYHVPTGYEDTQNFKTVSTAEVGEKATLSVIIDGITRDSYIKGKHVLSFEAHDSTGTCSITFFNAPFMKKSVHIKGRYDIYGKINRFKHQIQIASPKMERAGAGKVIGTLVPKYSLTHGLSNTELAKLIAPLLGTRLFDDPIPKGLRDKYGLKEKNEALAVLHHPDNPTELMAATQRMAYEELLLLQLKTGFNRDKVRVMKPMRVDERVDDFIASLSFELTEGQQEAVEEIKKDLASGKKMNRLLQGDVGSGKTIVAIITMVIAAINGYQSTIMAPTEILAKQHLESFRSVLEPFGMKVELLVGSTSAKNRRRILSDIEMGAVDVLIGTHALLEERVQFYNLGLTVTDEQHRFGVRQRQSLMTKTPSHTLVMSATPIPRTLALVLYADLDISLIKTMPKGRIPITTTAISAGMIPKALDFIEGELNQGRQAYIVCPLIEEGVLNLNDATTVYDTLKERFQHHRVALLHGKMNPQEKSEIMAQFAGGDVDVMVATTVIEVGVNVPNATVMMVYNAERFGLAQLHQLRGRVGRGAKKSYCILYNAGTSDISWERMKVITGSTDGFYVAEEDLKLRGAGELFGTRQSGVMSLRFADVLRDVKILKIAAEDAKAILKTDPDLEQADHQLLKTALMDVFKKDEGLN; this is encoded by the coding sequence ATGAACCGAACCGATGCCCTCACCACATTAAAGGGTGTGGGACCTAAAAAGGCACAGAAGCTCAGTGCACTGGGTCTTAGCACGGTGGAAGACTTGCTTTACCATGTCCCCACCGGGTATGAGGACACGCAAAATTTTAAAACCGTAAGCACTGCCGAAGTTGGAGAAAAGGCCACGTTATCTGTCATTATTGACGGCATTACACGGGACAGCTATATCAAAGGCAAACATGTGCTGAGCTTTGAAGCGCATGACAGCACCGGCACGTGCAGCATTACTTTTTTCAATGCGCCGTTTATGAAGAAGTCCGTTCACATCAAAGGACGCTACGACATCTACGGCAAGATTAACCGTTTTAAGCACCAAATTCAAATCGCGTCGCCGAAGATGGAGCGTGCCGGGGCGGGCAAAGTCATTGGGACTTTGGTGCCTAAGTACAGTCTTACCCACGGCCTTTCCAATACCGAGCTTGCGAAACTCATCGCCCCACTCCTCGGGACACGTCTCTTTGACGATCCCATTCCTAAGGGACTTCGCGACAAGTACGGGCTCAAGGAGAAAAACGAGGCGCTTGCCGTTCTGCATCATCCCGACAATCCCACGGAACTCATGGCAGCCACACAGCGCATGGCCTATGAAGAACTGCTGTTATTACAGTTAAAGACCGGGTTTAATCGGGATAAAGTCCGGGTTATGAAGCCGATGCGAGTCGATGAACGGGTGGATGACTTTATCGCGTCTCTCAGTTTTGAGCTCACTGAGGGACAGCAGGAGGCTGTTGAGGAGATCAAAAAAGACCTCGCCTCCGGGAAAAAGATGAATCGCCTGCTTCAAGGGGATGTAGGCAGCGGCAAGACGATTGTCGCCATTATCACCATGGTCATTGCCGCCATCAACGGCTATCAGTCCACCATTATGGCGCCTACGGAAATCTTGGCAAAACAACATTTGGAAAGCTTTCGCAGTGTTCTTGAACCTTTCGGCATGAAGGTGGAACTGCTCGTAGGAAGCACGTCGGCGAAAAACCGCAGGCGGATTCTCTCGGATATTGAAATGGGAGCGGTGGATGTACTCATCGGCACCCATGCGCTTTTAGAAGAACGGGTGCAGTTTTACAACTTGGGCCTCACTGTCACGGACGAACAACATCGTTTCGGAGTGCGTCAACGGCAAAGTCTTATGACCAAGACGCCGTCACACACCTTGGTTATGAGTGCGACGCCTATTCCCCGGACGCTTGCTTTAGTGCTCTATGCGGATCTTGATATCTCGTTAATTAAGACTATGCCTAAAGGCCGCATCCCCATCACCACTACAGCCATCAGCGCCGGTATGATTCCCAAGGCTTTGGATTTTATCGAAGGCGAACTGAATCAGGGGCGCCAAGCGTACATTGTCTGTCCCCTCATTGAAGAAGGGGTACTCAACTTAAACGATGCCACTACGGTCTATGACACTCTGAAGGAACGGTTTCAGCACCATCGTGTGGCGCTGCTTCACGGTAAGATGAATCCTCAGGAGAAGTCCGAGATCATGGCGCAGTTTGCCGGAGGCGACGTGGACGTGATGGTCGCCACCACGGTCATTGAAGTGGGGGTGAACGTCCCCAATGCCACGGTGATGATGGTCTATAATGCGGAACGTTTCGGCTTGGCACAGCTCCACCAGCTTCGGGGCCGTGTGGGACGCGGGGCTAAAAAGAGCTATTGTATTCTTTACAATGCCGGTACGTCGGACATTTCATGGGAGAGGATGAAAGTGATCACCGGCTCGACGGACGGATTTTATGTGGCGGAAGAGGATTTAAAGCTTCGCGGCGCCGGAGAACTGTTCGGCACACGGCAGTCCGGGGTAATGAGTCTTCGTTTTGCCGATGTGCTGCGAGATGTGAAGATACTTAAAATTGCAGCCGAAGATGCCAAGGCTATTTTGAAGACAGATCCCGACTTGGAACAAGCGGATCACCAACTCCTCAAAACCGCACTAATGGACGTATTCAAGAAAGATGAAGGCTTAAATTAG
- a CDS encoding DNA polymerase IV, producing the protein MNIHSDSDTLPIIHMDIDAFFAAVEELDDPTLKGKAVVVAGRSERGIITTANYEARKFGLHSAMPLFMARNLCPDLTVVPGHRSRYLEKSKEVFQVLRRFSPTVEKVSIDECYLLVRDGEAVAPAIQRAVYDATGLSVSCGVSYNKFLAKLASDWNKPHGLKVITPADVPDILRPLDIKKVHGLGGKSQDRLRELGINTIDELLTLDLPFLEHLFGKMGRDIYHRIRGVDPRPVTPVRAMKSTGVERTFMPTRDRAFLRQQLIRYAEELDMDLNGKHLVPQTLTLKLKDHTFKTITRSKTYLSPIYTVSDLVEKSLALFDEHYHGEKLRLIGITASNFTEPDHVQLNFLS; encoded by the coding sequence ATGAACATACATTCGGATTCTGATACGTTACCTATTATTCATATGGATATCGACGCCTTTTTTGCCGCCGTTGAAGAGTTGGATGACCCCACCCTCAAAGGCAAGGCGGTAGTTGTCGCAGGACGCTCCGAGCGAGGTATCATCACCACGGCAAACTATGAGGCGCGCAAGTTCGGACTTCATTCCGCCATGCCCCTTTTTATGGCACGAAACCTCTGCCCCGACCTCACCGTAGTCCCCGGCCATCGAAGCCGCTACCTGGAAAAATCCAAGGAAGTTTTCCAAGTTCTTCGCCGCTTTTCTCCCACCGTTGAAAAAGTCTCCATTGACGAGTGCTATCTTTTGGTCCGTGACGGTGAAGCAGTTGCGCCGGCCATTCAAAGGGCCGTATATGATGCTACGGGACTCAGTGTGAGCTGCGGTGTAAGCTACAACAAATTTCTCGCAAAGCTCGCCAGTGATTGGAACAAACCCCATGGTCTCAAAGTGATCACTCCGGCGGACGTGCCGGATATCTTGCGGCCGTTGGACATTAAAAAGGTCCACGGTCTCGGCGGCAAGTCCCAAGATCGTCTGCGGGAACTTGGGATCAACACCATTGATGAGCTCCTGACTTTGGATTTGCCCTTTTTAGAGCACCTCTTCGGTAAAATGGGCCGGGACATTTACCATCGTATTCGCGGCGTCGATCCTCGGCCGGTGACTCCGGTTCGCGCTATGAAGTCCACAGGTGTGGAGCGCACATTCATGCCCACACGTGACCGAGCTTTTCTTAGACAACAGCTGATACGCTATGCCGAAGAACTGGACATGGATCTCAACGGCAAACATCTCGTCCCTCAGACTTTAACTCTGAAGCTCAAAGACCACACCTTTAAAACGATAACACGCTCAAAGACCTACTTAAGTCCCATCTATACCGTTTCGGACCTTGTTGAGAAGAGCTTGGCACTCTTTGACGAACACTACCACGGGGAGAAACTTCGCCTCATCGGTATTACTGCAAGCAACTTCACCGAGCCGGACCATGTGCAGCTGAACTTTTTATCCTAA
- a CDS encoding Asp23/Gls24 family envelope stress response protein, which yields MAQSITNELGNVIVENSVIANIAGISAMESYGIVGMASTNAADGLLEILRFDNLSKGIKVNTEEGRLTISLHVVLEYGVRISTVGNNIMDRVKFNVENLTGLTVDFIEVLVEGIRTE from the coding sequence GTGGCACAAAGTATAACCAATGAACTGGGCAACGTCATCGTTGAGAACAGTGTCATCGCCAATATCGCCGGGATCTCCGCCATGGAATCCTACGGCATTGTGGGAATGGCATCCACCAACGCCGCTGACGGACTCTTAGAGATATTGCGTTTTGACAATCTGTCTAAAGGTATAAAAGTCAACACTGAAGAAGGACGACTCACCATTTCACTCCATGTGGTGCTGGAATATGGTGTGCGTATTTCCACAGTGGGAAATAATATAATGGATCGCGTGAAATTTAATGTAGAAAACTTAACAGGACTGACGGTAGATTTTATTGAAGTTTTAGTTGAGGGTATTCGAACGGAGTAA
- a CDS encoding C39 family peptidase produces the protein MIKPGTFKALEAKLNNYAVADLERYMEATYPGAVMTAAKSLDLKDFLQTDFVRSKNNCSLVAMTRLINYHDKEDAHDDDAVYAQIYAIARSYGFSEDYGTMPTKIDNILRDYYGHYRVAVRSQGHYFGNFYNPLKREIDLNRPLIMSIAFGKYRNHTVTVSGYRMYRWRGLTIKVIEIYDGWRRMPAYIDYNAFDHSLLSSGVCSYNTLSFKAE, from the coding sequence ATGATAAAACCTGGCACGTTTAAAGCATTGGAAGCAAAGCTGAACAACTACGCTGTAGCGGATTTGGAGCGCTACATGGAGGCCACGTATCCGGGCGCGGTGATGACGGCGGCCAAGTCGCTGGATTTGAAGGATTTTTTACAGACAGATTTTGTCAGGAGCAAAAATAACTGCTCACTGGTGGCGATGACACGTCTGATCAATTATCACGACAAGGAGGATGCCCATGACGACGATGCGGTGTATGCTCAGATCTATGCCATTGCGAGGAGCTATGGGTTTAGTGAAGACTATGGCACCATGCCCACGAAAATTGACAATATCCTTCGAGACTACTACGGGCACTATCGTGTGGCGGTGAGGTCTCAAGGCCACTATTTCGGCAACTTCTACAACCCGCTCAAGAGGGAGATTGATCTCAACCGACCGCTGATCATGTCCATCGCCTTCGGCAAGTATCGCAATCACACGGTCACTGTGAGCGGATACCGGATGTATCGTTGGCGCGGCTTGACGATAAAGGTGATTGAGATCTATGACGGCTGGCGCCGCATGCCGGCCTATATTGACTACAATGCCTTTGACCACAGTTTACTCTCTTCAGGGGTGTGCTCGTACAACACGCTGAGCTTCAAAGCTGAATAA
- a CDS encoding CidA/LrgA family protein, which produces MIQQFFVLTVCLFMGHMVNVVLSTPIPMVVWGMLFLFSALYFKILPVDEVEQASSGLLKYFAFYFLPAGVEIMNEYHTMDGKVVHIVVLLILSTVITLSVTALVVDRVIRRLS; this is translated from the coding sequence TTGATCCAACAGTTTTTTGTGCTGACGGTCTGTCTGTTTATGGGACATATGGTGAATGTGGTGCTTAGCACGCCCATTCCCATGGTGGTGTGGGGCATGCTCTTTCTATTCAGTGCTCTGTACTTCAAAATTCTGCCTGTGGATGAGGTGGAGCAGGCTTCGTCAGGACTTTTAAAATACTTTGCCTTCTATTTTCTGCCGGCGGGAGTTGAAATTATGAATGAGTATCACACCATGGACGGCAAGGTGGTACACATTGTCGTGCTCCTCATTCTCTCCACCGTCATCACCTTGTCGGTGACGGCGCTGGTGGTCGACAGGGTGATAAGGAGGCTCTCATGA
- the rsmD gene encoding 16S rRNA (guanine(966)-N(2))-methyltransferase RsmD translates to MRVIAGQKRGLKLDSPQGVSTRPTEDRVKENVFNILGQQFFDAKVLDLFAGTGQIGIEFLSRGAAAATFVEKDPAAVKVLRHNLTKSGFDGTVVAADVVESLKRVKGTFDYIYMDPPYQDHDLYVNVAEAICQGEMLDGILIVENPSDHVHDLGDYFTLVKEKKYGSTTVSFWSNQ, encoded by the coding sequence ATGAGAGTTATTGCAGGACAGAAACGGGGACTGAAGTTGGATTCGCCTCAAGGTGTGAGCACACGTCCTACGGAGGATCGCGTTAAAGAAAATGTCTTTAACATTTTGGGACAGCAGTTTTTTGATGCCAAGGTGTTGGATCTTTTTGCAGGTACCGGTCAAATCGGCATTGAATTTCTCTCACGAGGTGCAGCGGCTGCGACGTTTGTGGAAAAAGATCCGGCGGCAGTGAAAGTGCTTCGGCACAATCTCACAAAGTCCGGCTTTGACGGCACCGTGGTGGCGGCAGATGTTGTGGAGAGCCTGAAGCGAGTTAAGGGTACCTTTGATTATATCTACATGGATCCGCCCTATCAAGACCATGATCTCTATGTGAACGTGGCTGAGGCCATTTGTCAAGGTGAGATGCTGGACGGGATATTGATTGTGGAAAATCCCTCGGATCACGTCCACGATCTTGGCGACTACTTTACCTTAGTCAAAGAAAAAAAGTACGGTTCCACCACCGTCAGTTTTTGGAGCAATCAATGA